The proteins below come from a single Corylus avellana chromosome ca3, CavTom2PMs-1.0 genomic window:
- the LOC132175878 gene encoding myosin-1-like isoform X1: MQHLESTTPHFIRCIKPNNLQSPKLYEQGLVLPQLRCCGVLEVVRISRSGFPTRMSYQKFARRYGFLLLENVAYQDPLSVLVAILHQFNILPEMYQVGYTKLFFRTGQNLRDLWWHCTQCCW, encoded by the exons ATGCAACACCTAGAAAGCACCACACCTCATTTCATACGTTGTATCAAGCCCAATAACCTTCAGTCTCCCAAATTGTATGAGCAAGGACTTGTGCTGCCGCAGTTAAGATGTTGTGGAGTCCTAGAAGTAGTACGAATATCAAGATCTGGCTTTCCCACCAGAATGTCCTACCAGAAGTTTGCCAGAAG ATATGGTTTTCTTCTGCTGGAGAATGTCGCATATCAGGATCCACTTAGTGTTTTAGTTGCAATTCTTCATCAGTTCAATATCTTGCCTGAAATGTATCAAGTTGGCTACACAAAGTTGTTCTTCCGAACTGGACAG AACCTGCGAGATTTGTGGTGGCACTGCACTCAATGTTGCTGGTGA
- the LOC132175878 gene encoding myosin-1-like isoform X2 — protein MQHLESTTPHFIRCIKPNNLQSPKLYEQGLVLPQLRCCGVLEVVRISRSGFPTRMSYQKFARRYGFLLLENVAYQDPLSVLVAILHQFNILPEMYQVGYTKLFFRTGQGCD, from the exons ATGCAACACCTAGAAAGCACCACACCTCATTTCATACGTTGTATCAAGCCCAATAACCTTCAGTCTCCCAAATTGTATGAGCAAGGACTTGTGCTGCCGCAGTTAAGATGTTGTGGAGTCCTAGAAGTAGTACGAATATCAAGATCTGGCTTTCCCACCAGAATGTCCTACCAGAAGTTTGCCAGAAG ATATGGTTTTCTTCTGCTGGAGAATGTCGCATATCAGGATCCACTTAGTGTTTTAGTTGCAATTCTTCATCAGTTCAATATCTTGCCTGAAATGTATCAAGTTGGCTACACAAAGTTGTTCTTCCGAACTGGACAG GGCTGTGATTGA